Sequence from the Arvicola amphibius chromosome 3, mArvAmp1.2, whole genome shotgun sequence genome:
TTGGTTTCATTTCACCATAGTTATCACACAGCTATGCTTACACTTAATCTACATCCGATTTAGAATTCAAGTATATCTTCCATTTCAGAGAACAACATGACAACAGTGCCTCCTCATTCCATTGAAAAAGCAGTATTGCATTTGGGTAACTCTTAAAGGGTCTTAACTCCTAAAaagatttttgttcatttgttttttttttttttttttttaaactgggaaaGACTAGAGACATAGCTCTTCaaccctattaaaaaaaaattctatacatggcaggatataagatttttcaaaaaagtaaaagaaaaaacagtattTATGAAGAAGCCTGAACAGCAAGCTAGAAACAAAACTATCAAGGATTCAGTACCATGGCTACATGACCTGTAACTCAACACAGCAACTCTTCTGAGCACACACCCATAACCTCAGGTGTCTAAGCACACACCCACAACCTCAGGTGTCTCTCTGAGCACACACCCACAACCTAAGGTGTCTAAGCACACACCCACAACCTCGGGTGTCTGTCTGAGCACATAGCCACAACCTCAGGTGTCTGTCTAAGCACACACCCACAACCTCAGGTCTCTGTCTAAGCACACACTCACAACCTCAGGTGTCTAAGCACACACAGCCTCAGGTGTGTCTTCCTTCTtaaccatatttcttttttttttttttttttttttttggtttttcgagacagggtttctctgcagcttttttagagcctatcctggaactagctcttgtagaccaggctggcctcgaactcacagagatccgcctgcctctgcctcccgagtgctgggattaaaggcgtgcgccaccaccgcccggtttaacCATATTTCTTTTCCTAACTATATTGCTATTTCCTAACTAAATTACTATACGAATATAATAAACTCCAATTTTGCCTCAAAAATTGATTATGGATTCCCcatctgtattctgtgaatatgttttattaccattggttaatagagaagcgcctctggcctgtggcagggcagaatagagttaagtgggaaaactaaactgaatgctgggagaaagaaggcagaggcagagagacgcCATGCAGCTGAAAAAGGAGACAGACAACCTGGAACTTTACCGGTAAACCACAATCCTCGTggtaaaacacaaaaaaattaggaatgggttaatttaagatgtaagagttaataagaagcccaagctaataggctgagcagtgtattaattaatatagtttctgtgtgattatttcgggtctgggtggccaggaacaaacatgcAGCCTCCACCGACAAAAAATTTTgtacaaagaattaataaaatagatgTAAGTATCACTTCTGAGATATCTGTACTTATTCTATAGCATAGCTCAATGCTGTATTTTTGTATGCATGGAGCAAACACATGGACCTGTTCACGAGGGTGAGTGCAACTACATGCGCATCCCTGTGGAGGACAAAGGCAGACACAGATGTTTTCAGCAGTTCTACACCTTGTTTGTAAGACAGGCTCTCTGTCCCATTCAACCTAGAATTCACTGAATAGGTCCGTTATCTGGACAGAGCACTCCATGGAGTCACTGGTCTCTAACACCCTAGGGTTACTGATACAGGCTGCCACACTCAGCTTtgtctgtggtgctgggatctgaattcagggcCTCACACTGCCTAGCAGGCCCTTGACCAAATGTATCACCTCCAGAGTTCACGTCAGTCTGAAGAACAGTTTACCTGTTCAAGGAGATGAGGATATCTAGCTTGAATCTCATCAACAAACTCCTGCCCTTTCATCCGTATCAAGAACTCAcacctaaaatataaaacaaaactattttaaattatttcatatcaAAAATTAACTGATTATTCTAGAGAAGTGACTTACAAATATTCTTAATTATACCCCACAGAAAAAGTTTCCCATCACAACCCAGTAGCCATTAACCAAACCACCACCCCAGCACACATTCCCAGGGTGGCAGTGCATCCTGTCATTTTCCTGCTGCTTTCCACTTACACACAACAAATGGAAACCTTCTGGACTTAGAAAGGGCAAGAGTTGGCATGTGAAAAACAATGTTACAGACATTGTCTTTTTTGTGGCTAACACTATTTCAAAAACTATGACTCATTATCTATTAAATTTCATTGTTCACAATATAGTAACTGCTAATCCTACTCTAGAGTTCACTCTCTTATCGTGAAATACAGTCCACCACACTCCCTCCAGGAAACACATGACCAAGTACTTTATCTCCACATTTTGTAGCAATGTCtcacaaatatttaaatcactaaaaCCTCTTAGAGGAAGTTCACATAACAACCACTGCCATCCCATCCCTTTGGAAGAAATGTTAAACTAGGTGTCCAATCTCAAATTTTCTTGTAAAAGCATATAAACAAAAATCTTGACCTATGCTCATGCTATgtgaaaaattaaagatgaatcATATCCCTAAATGTACATAAAGCCCTTTTGCCCTTCCTTAAGTCATAATGTTGCTTCATAAGAAGCTTGGAAGGGAAGCTGGAAATAGCtcacttgctgctctcgcagaagaGCCACAATTCACTTCCCAGAACCatgtcaggaagctcacaaccttctataactctagctccaggcgATCCAACGCTTCTGGTCTTCTTGGGCATCTACACTCATGTGAACATACCACAGGCAGTCACACACTGTGCTGGATAATTTGGTTTTGGGAGCGGGGGttatttctggcttttttgttttgttgggttttttggtttttgaagacagagtttctaaatttagtccttgctgtcctggaactcactttgtagatcaggctggccttgaattcaagagatccacctgcttctgcctcccgagtgctgggattaaaggcatgcaccacaatcACCATGCCTGTGCTGGATAggtctgtgtcaacttgacaaaagttaAAGTCTTTTGGGAGAAgagaacttcaactgagaaaaagcctccataagatcaagctgtaacatttttataaatagtgACTGAAcgagagggcccagtccactgtgggtggtcccAAGGCAAAgctggcggtcctgggttctataagaaagcaggctgagcaagccaagggggAGCAAGCCACTAAACAGCACTCtatcatggcctctgcatcagctcttgcctctagGCTCCCATCCTGTTTGACTTCCTGACCTGACTTCCATTGATGATAAACtctgatgtggaagcataagccaaataaaccttctccttcctaagttgctttggtcatggtgtttcatcacagcaattctgtggaataatcctcttgcaCACTGAAAAGATTTATCACTCAAATTgatctaataaaatgctgattggcctgtagccaggcaggaagtaaaggccaAGCAACTAAACTAAGGAtggtgggaagaagggcagagggagaggaagtcaccagccagacacagagggaagagaCGAACGTGCCAGGCTAATAAAGGCACTGCTACATGTCAAAGCATAAacagaaatataggttaatttaagtataaGAGGTAGCAACTAACTAgtctgagcatttataattcatattcagtcTCTGAGTGGTCATTTGGAAATGGATGGGAAAGAAATGTCCAACTACACAGCAATAGTAATAAGTCTAGAAGTAAGAATATTGATGGACCAGACTGACTCAGTCTTAAGGATGGAAGCAATTTTGTTATAAGGTCAGAACAAGTTCATTTCTGTTTGCTGCAAAAGTCATGCTTTAACCTGTTTCTGGAATTTGACATGCTCCCCACCCTATGGAGTTTGACTGGTCAGTCACCCTCTGAGTATATCCTGATAAGATCAGATACTCTgccaaataactttaaaatgttcATCCAAGTGCCTACGTAACTAAAATTCCTCTGGAAATTCTCCAACCCTTGAAAACCACCTAGTCCTACAGTTTTTGGACTATATAAACCCTACCTTCTCTCATGTCCAATGCTGTTTTTTCAAATCCTGCTTTAGGGAGATAGCCCTGAGTGactacaaataaagcttgcttaattTAACCAAAGAATGTGGGTTATGATCTTTACTCTCATTCAGTGAGATTAACAAATATaaatcacagattaaaggagagtTTGTAAGAATGCTATCAGAAAGATGGCAATGTTCTTGGCTGTGTACTTCTATAACAAACCCAAACTAAAGAGAGCTGTCCTTGGAAGAAAAAGCCCAAGGAGGGCTCAATAACCCAATTAACATAAACTGAAGACAGATATGTGGGTGGAGGCTGTGGCAGTGGTGGGTGTTTGAATACCACACTCAACACCAGGGGCTCAACCACCAGGATcataaatggggggggggggaggagagagagagagagagagagagagagagagagagaaggagaagaggggagggggagggaaggccCACTGGGGAGACATCTGGAAACAGATGGACACAGAGGATCAGTAGTCTGGCAGGCAAATACCACCATGGCTCTTAGGGGCTTGCTTTGAGCAGAAACCCAGAACCTTTGCCACTGAAGTCATCAACAACCAACCTCATGAGGTGTCAAAGCAAAAATCTCTCTAGTGTGAACTGGCACTGAATTCAGAAGCTCCTCTGCCATAGAGCAGCCAGTTCCCACCACTACTGCTGAGGGACcgtggaggcagaaagaaacaagagCTGCAACACTCTGCAAGGAACCACCTCCCTTCCTGACCCATGCTCTGCACCCCAGGGCTACAGAACAGAGCCTGTGCCCTACACGCACTGTTCTTGTGCTCTTCAAGCCCAGCCTGCAGCTGTTCTGCGCACCTGTGCTCCACATCTACTCCAGCTGCTCAAGGGATGCGTCCTCATCTCAGACATCACCAGTGCTACTGCCCCCACCATTGTGACAATACTCACAAGTCAGAACAGGTGTCTACAGGGGTCCCATTGGCCAGGATGTTTCCCATGACAGAAGAGATCAAGTCTTCAGCCTCACCACCAAAAGCTTTGCTATTGCCCTGGACACAGAGAATCTCTAAGACTGTCACTGACAAGGACATCAGCTAATAGAGCTGCATGGAGACTATCGCACTGGGCTTCCCAACGAGGCAAAGCCTACCATACCCTGACAAGCCCAAGCCCTCACACCTAACTATAGTTAAAGCTCCTTGTTCAATAAAGTCACAAAATCTAAGAAGCAGGGCtacaagaaacttaaaaaaaaaaaacaaaaaccctaataaCAAAGGAATGCAATAATTTTCCAAGAActcaaaagaaggaagagaaaggtgtTTCCATACGACTAAATAAGCTATTAATAATACTCATCTTCAGGGAGCTTGGTGAGTTTCAAGAGAACAAGACAGATAATGTCAGCAATAATGAGAGAATACAGCAAACAATTCTCAAAAACAtagaaaagtacaaaatttacAGGTAAAGACAAATACAAAATCACCTCCAGACTTCTCCAAACTGTAATGTGGAGTGTAAATCAACCAACTCTAACATAAAGGTTAAGAGGAAAACACTGGGGCTCAGGGTCTGTGGCTATCTACTAGAAACAAAGCCAGATTCAATCTTCAGTACTACCCCAGCCCAGCACAGTGCTAAAACAACTGCAGCTACAACTATAGCTACACCTGTCCTATCAAAGACAGTGTTAGAAACAACTGCAGCTACAATTATAGCTACACCTGTCCTATCAAAGACAGTGTTAGAAACAACTGCAGCTACAATTATAGCTACACCTGTCCTATCAAAGACAGTGTTAGAAATACCTGCAGCTACAATTATAGCTACAACAGTCCTATCAAAGACAGTGTTAGAAACAACTGCAGCTACAATTATAGCTACACCTGTCCTATCAAAGACAGTGTTAGAAACAACTGCAGCTACAATTATAGCTACACCTGTCCTATCAAAGACAGTGTTAGAAATACCTGCAGCTACAATTATAGCTACAACAGTCCTATCAAAGACAGTGTTAGAAACAACTGCAGCTACAATTATAGCTACACCTGTCCTATCAAAGACAGTGTTAGAAACAACTGCAGCTACAATTATAGCTACACCTGTCCTATCAAAGACAGTGTTAGAAATACCTGCAGCTACAATTATAGCTACAACAGTCCTATCAAAGACAGTGTTAGAAACAACTGCAGCTACAATTATAGCTACACCTGTCCTATCAAAGACAGTGTTAGAAACAACTGCAGCTACAATTATAGTTACAACAGTCCTATCAAAGACAGTGTTAGAAATAACTGCAGCTACAATTATAGCTACACCTGTCCTATCAAAGACAGTGTTAGAAATAGCTATAGCTACAATTATAGCTACACCTGTCCTATCAAAGACAGTGTTAGAAATAGCTATAGCTACAATTATAGCTACACCTGTCCTATCAAAGACAGTGTTAGAAATAGCTATAGCTACAACTATCATATAAAAAACCAATGGATACACAACTTAAAAAGCTATAGTGACATCAAAGCATGAGATGCTgaaaggacagaggcagagactttGTGTAGCTGAAATCAAGTTATCAGTTTACATAGCAGACTGCTTTAAGATGTGAGGGAGGCAATCctcaactgagggtccctcttcccaggtgaccccaTGTGTCAATGATAGAAACTAACAAGCAGAACAATGGTAAAGACATTAAGTATAGTAGATCCTGACTGCCCTGTATTTCCTCCTTATCCACTCTTCCCTAACAACAGATTATAACCCCTAGCACctaaaatattacctaaatatCTGATAAATAAGTGAACTGTATGTACTAAAATCTAGTGATAATGATCATCTGTTAGTCTGTCTTTACTGAGATCAAAGATTAGTCACAGCTGAAACCTGTTCAGAGGTACACAGACTAAaactttaatccgagcactctgggaggcagaggcaggcccaaggctgttgagttcaaggccagcctggtctacagagctagtttcaggacagcttaggctacacagagaaaccctgtctcaacataaaacaaagaaccaaTTACCTTGGAAACCATTTGGCATGTTCTACCCAAGGGTCATCTCCAGATTCCCAACATCTCAAGCCACCATCACAACAAAAGCATTTGACATCATCATTGCGatctaaacaagaaaaaaaggccaGAAACTCACTCGTGTATTCCCATAAACAAGCTAATAAAACTCTAGTTCTGCGCCAACATCTTACCCATGTAGTAGAATCCAGCGCTTGCCAGCTGCTCGGGCTCAACAGGAACACTAGACGGCCAGTACAAAAACGTCCTCATTCGAGCAGTGTGAGTCTGCATGCTCAGATTTGAGACACTAAACCTCTGCGTTTCTGAAGAATTTTCCAGAAATGGACAGTTGGGAAAATGTCTCCGGTGCTCTGACATAGCGTCATCCTTCGGTTCCCAGTTACAAAGCTTCCCACCACAGGCAAAGCAGGCCACCCTGTCTCCAGGCCCTACATAATAGAAGCCGGCTCTGGCCAGGTCAGCTGGTGACAGAAAGCTTAATGGCCACACACTGTAAGTAAGAAATCTGGCCTCTTCAGTAGTCATGGCGTAGCTGCAGGGACTCGTCCTGGACAAGCAGTCCTCCACTGCTCTGGAGTGAAGAGGGTTTGAGGACGAGCTGGAGTGACTTCCACCTTGCTCCAGAGGTGACGAACGTACAAACCCACTTCTCACAGGGGCTGTGATCTCAGGCGGGCACTGCAGACCAGCAGGAAGCAGGGTCTGAACAAAGCTGCAGCTGGGGTACAACTGTCTGTGCTTCTCAACAGGGCTGTCCCCTTGTTTCCAGTTGTCCAGCATCAGGCCGCAGCAGAAGCACTTGACCTTGTCATTGACACCCATGTAATAAAAGCCAGCGCGAGCCAGGCTCCTTTCCGAGACAGGAACCCCAGCGGGGAAGGTCGAGTACGTGGACATTCTGTAGAGCTCACAGGaaaagtcatattttattttttctttgctctcttttgtCCAATTTAGTAAGGTTGTGCTATTCTCCAttatctttttgggttttttggtgtAAAGTACCTTGAACAACTCTTTGGGAGACAGTTTTGTGCATGAGTAGGGACAGTATTTCTGACAGCTTAAACTGCCCTATGAAGCTTCTCAGTTTACACAAAGATCTCTACCACACAAAGAATACAAAAACAAGCTCCTAACCAGGTAGAATTCTCTCTGACTGGATTTATGTGAGCTCACCTTCACAGAGGACAACTCTCTTATTTTTCAAGATCATACACTACTCAGGACTCTGGAATCATATGAACTCTTCTAGGTAAACCAAGAGTTATTCGCCCATAATTTACTTTCATTAAAAGTTATGAAGTCAGCTTCAGTCGGACAGGCATGGAGAGTCTTCTGGAAGGATCGTCACGATGGCTGCCCAGGGAGTGCCGCAGGTCCAGTTCAAGCTCGTCCTGGTGGGGAAGACGTCATTCGTAAGGCACCACTAGACGGGTGAGTTTGAGAAGAAGTATGTAGCCACCCTGGGTGTGGAGGTGCACTCCATACCAATAGAGGGCCCATCAAGTTCAGCGTGTGGGACACAGCCGGCCAAGAGAAGTTCGGGGGCCTGCGCGATGGCTGCTCCATCCAAGCGCAGTGTGTCATTATAATGTTCAATGTAACATCAAGAGTTACTTACAAGAATGTACCTAACTGGCATAGAGATCTGGTACGCGTGTGTGAAAACATCCCCGTTAgcccaccaaatccagctggactgggactgaatgagcatgggatcaaactggaccctctgaatgtggctgacaattggggcaaactgagaagccaatgataatggcactgtgatttgtctctactgcatgtactggcttttggggatcctattctatttggatgcacaccttcctaagcctggacggaggggggagggccttggacttcccacatggcagggtaccctgccctctcttaggactggaggggagggggtgagtggggaagcaggagggaagtgggaggagggaagtggaaattttgattcctattatctataaagtaataaaaaattatcagaggaaaaaagaaaacaaaacattcctaTTGTATTATGTGGCAACAAAGTGGATATTAATGACAGAAAAGTGAAGGCAAAATCTATTGTCGTCCACCAAAAGAACCTCCAGTACTAAGACATTTCTGCCAAAAGTAACTACACTTTGAAGAGCCTTTCCTCTGGCTTGCCAGAGAGCTCACTGGAGACCCTAATTTGGAGTTTGTTGCCATGCCCACTtgccccacctgaggtggtcatggACCCAGCTTCAGCAGCACAGTACGAGCACGATGTAGAGGCTGCTCAAATGACTGCCCTTCCGGATGAAAGTGAAGCTGGAGCCTGCGCCAGAAGTCTAGTTTATAGGCAACTGTTCTGTGACGTCAGCAGTGCATCGTGTGTGACACTGTATTTAGCTAAGCAGATCGTGTACTTCACTGGATGCTGAAGGAGTGAATGTGGCAGTTAAAAcataccttcttttttttaacatacctTCATTTTTTTGGACTTGCATAGTTAGCTGTTTGGAACACAGTTGTTTcctgaaatttcaaaaataagactGCTACAGTCACATGGCACTATTCAGTCAGTGGTAAAATCTTGCTGTCatttccattctttttgtttagaaTCAGAATAAAGTTGCATTTCaaataatctaaaaaagaaaaaagttatgaaGTCTAGATACTAAGTCAATTGCTAACTATATCGgaaaaattatatgcaggctTTTTCCCCTTATAAGGATTTTAATACGACATCCAAACTACTCTATCAAACACAAGTAACTAAACTCACTCCATGGTCCTATTTTCTAAGAGCTAATTTCTTTCCTACAGCTCATGTTATACTATCTCAGGTGCCTTCTGGGGAAGTTAACACACAGCCCTACCAAGACTATAGCGTCTGGTGAATGGCCTTGCCTAGAGCTTAGACTGCTATTCTTCTCACCTGTTAAATCCCTTCCTGTGTCTATCACGTAAACACATCTCCTCGACAGACAGTATCTTGTTAGTAAAGTTAACTAGACTGCATTTTACAAAGTCCACCTGGGCTTCATTTAAGTCTGTTATAATTAAGGATGAATCACTTTATCAAGACAGCTGTCTTCAGTTATCATAAGTATCTACCGACCCATTTACCACAGCATTTCTGCTGCACAAATGTACCATACTTACTAGCCTTCTTTTTGAGAACTCAACATTTTCTATAACTATTCATACCCAAAAGTACACTCCATGGAATTCAAAATGgattctttatacatttttttcatatttccatGACTGGgtttatttctagaaaaatacAGGAGGAAATGAAGACTCTTCAGTGTtgtaaatctgaaagaaaaaaaaggtattttAGAAAACTAATTGCATAGCAATTATGGCCTCTTCAATTTATGCAGTAATACCTGAAACTGTCTCATTCTAGATAATGCATCCTATCTCCAGCAGTTTTTACTCACCCAGTCTTAGCAAAGCACTTCCCAGAACACTGCTTGTCTCTGAAATGCACAGCTTTCTACAGAGTAAAAAGTAAAACTCTGAAGACAGGTGGACATTTCCACCCTGGAAGAAAAATGATGCCCAATTTCACATTTGTTgactgtatttattatttatttacagttAGGCAAAATGTACCATACTTCATGGGcattttttttgaggtttttgctttgttggtttgggttttttgttttgttttgttttgcagaaacaggatctcattcCGTAGCTTAGGCTAGCTAGGAAGTCAATGTAAAGAAGGTGGTTTTAAAACTTGGAATTCTGTCTTAGCCGCCCAAGTGGTTGACCACACTACTACTaggttgcttttattttctgatttaaagattattttgatAGGGCACTTCACTGGAGACAAAAGGCACCTGTGGGTATGGAACAGGCATTCTGCAGGGCTGTTGATGCAGCTCCATCATGAAGGTAaaaggtcctgggtttaatcatcagcaattatttaaaaaagaagagaggaggaggaagaacagtaACTAAACAAAGATTCCCGGGCCTACTTGCAATTTcaatctcaac
This genomic interval carries:
- the Birc2 gene encoding baculoviral IAP repeat-containing protein 2 isoform X1, whose product is MENSTTLLNWTKESKEKIKYDFSCELYRMSTYSTFPAGVPVSERSLARAGFYYMGVNDKVKCFCCGLMLDNWKQGDSPVEKHRQLYPSCSFVQTLLPAGLQCPPEITAPVRSGFVRSSPLEQGGSHSSSSSNPLHSRAVEDCLSRTSPCSYAMTTEEARFLTYSVWPLSFLSPADLARAGFYYVGPGDRVACFACGGKLCNWEPKDDAMSEHRRHFPNCPFLENSSETQRFSVSNLSMQTHTARMRTFLYWPSSVPVEPEQLASAGFYYMDRNDDVKCFCCDGGLRCWESGDDPWVEHAKWFPRCEFLIRMKGQEFVDEIQARYPHLLEQLLSTSDTPGEENDPPIVHFGPGESSEDAIMMNTPVVKAALEMGFSRSLVRQTVQQQILATGENYRTVSDIVSALVSAEGERREEKDRQTEETASGDLQLIRKNRMALFQQLTCVLPILDNLLEASVITKQEHDIIRQKTQIPLQARELIDTILVKGNAAANIFKTCLKEIDSTLYENLFVEKNMKYIPAEDVSGLSLEEQLRRLQEERTCKVCMDREVSIVFIPCGHLVVCQECAPSLRKCPICRGTIKGTVRTFLS
- the Birc2 gene encoding baculoviral IAP repeat-containing protein 2 isoform X2 → MSTYSTFPAGVPVSERSLARAGFYYMGVNDKVKCFCCGLMLDNWKQGDSPVEKHRQLYPSCSFVQTLLPAGLQCPPEITAPVRSGFVRSSPLEQGGSHSSSSSNPLHSRAVEDCLSRTSPCSYAMTTEEARFLTYSVWPLSFLSPADLARAGFYYVGPGDRVACFACGGKLCNWEPKDDAMSEHRRHFPNCPFLENSSETQRFSVSNLSMQTHTARMRTFLYWPSSVPVEPEQLASAGFYYMDRNDDVKCFCCDGGLRCWESGDDPWVEHAKWFPRCEFLIRMKGQEFVDEIQARYPHLLEQLLSTSDTPGEENDPPIVHFGPGESSEDAIMMNTPVVKAALEMGFSRSLVRQTVQQQILATGENYRTVSDIVSALVSAEGERREEKDRQTEETASGDLQLIRKNRMALFQQLTCVLPILDNLLEASVITKQEHDIIRQKTQIPLQARELIDTILVKGNAAANIFKTCLKEIDSTLYENLFVEKNMKYIPAEDVSGLSLEEQLRRLQEERTCKVCMDREVSIVFIPCGHLVVCQECAPSLRKCPICRGTIKGTVRTFLS